The Aedes aegypti strain LVP_AGWG chromosome 1, AaegL5.0 Primary Assembly, whole genome shotgun sequence sequence caatgagcggtgaatggagcatgagcggtgaatggagcatgagcggtgaatggcgtccttacggtaataTGTCAAGGTATTGAACCGTATCGGAATGCTAgatttctcgcatactctgagataacgccctaaaagccattggtaaccacgagcGTAGCCCGTtgattctgagcaaatgaaggaataagcatccaaaccaacatcacgggcaagTAGATATTGATCCTTTTTTCCCCAGAGCGTTATTAAATatcatgaaaatccattcagatgctcagtaacaacgagctacacacatggttaccaatggcttttagggcgagatcagaagttatgcgagatttgttcAGCTTGATTTCATAAATGCATCCCTTCAAAGTTTGTGCGGATAATATGCGGACACTCTGGCTGAGTGTTGGCGCTGCAGTCATTATTGGCTACCCTACGAAATCTTAGGATCAatagaaaaatttaaaacaatagaTAGCTCCGCAGTCAAATTAGGAGTTTTGTCAGTGAAGAGTTTTGTAAGTCTAGAAAACGCAAATTACAATATCTTTTTACGctacaattatcaaaattatctgGAGGCGAATGACTTTGAAGTTAAAACCtccttaataaataataataataataataataatcaagaTTATGTTCTAGATCAGTCGACAGCCCTTATTTACCTTCATTATTTTTCTCTCATTTCAGCTGCGCACAGATGTAACTCCAAAGACTTGCGAAAACTTCCGTGCGCTCTGCACCGGAGAGAAGGGATTCGGCTACAAGGGTTCCACCTTCCACCGTGTGATTCCCAACTTCATGTGCCAGGGTGGCGATTTCCAGAACCACAACGGTACTGGTGGAAAGTCCATCTACGGCAACAAGTTCGAGGATGAGAACTTCATCCTGCGACACACTGGCCCCGGAATCATGTCGATGGCAAATGCCGGACCCAACACCAACGGATCCCAGTTCTTCATCACCACCGTGAAGACCTCCTGGCTCGATGACCGCCACGTTGTCTTCGGCAGTGTTGTCGAGGGTATGGATGTCATCCGGAAGGTCGAATCCTACGGAAACCAATCGGGAAAGACCTCCAAGCAGATTGTGGTTTCCAACT is a genomic window containing:
- the LOC5575296 gene encoding peptidyl-prolyl cis-trans isomerase translates to MALAFITRTGAFVGLARSKPSFSGVSGSSLLVQQVCNYAKKAMGLPRCFFDLTADNAPLGRVVIELRTDVTPKTCENFRALCTGEKGFGYKGSTFHRVIPNFMCQGGDFQNHNGTGGKSIYGNKFEDENFILRHTGPGIMSMANAGPNTNGSQFFITTVKTSWLDDRHVVFGSVVEGMDVIRKVESYGNQSGKTSKQIVVSNCGQL